From Afipia carboxidovorans OM5, one genomic window encodes:
- a CDS encoding heavy metal translocating P-type ATPase yields the protein MITRILPLLRNPATRRKWLVLGSAALIGAGLVVRWGFGAIDLWAALMVAAAVLAGADIAWRALQALRIHHLSIELLVTIAAIGALIIGEYWEAAAVTFLFMLGAWLEARTLRQTRGALADLLKAAPQLATVIRDGQPVEVAASAVRPGETVLVRAGQRIPVDGEVMEGNAAVSEAAITGEPIPAEKAPGARVYAGTIAENGLLRIRATGVGADTTLARIIRRVEEAQEERAPSQRMIERFAQWYTPAIMVLALGAWVVTQDVRLALTLMVVACPGALVISTPVSIIAGIGRAARSGILIKGGQHLENAGRIDMLALDKTGTLTEGRPSLVEVLPLAGIDRAELLHWAAIAESGSDHPLGRPIVAAARAEAEIPPPEAVEELAGMGLVVRHAGRRIAAGNRRLFDRLGIAFDAAAEAALTGLLARGRTPVIVALDGRAVGILGLSDQPRPSAAPAIARLREAGIQRIAMLTGDQPQAARAIAADLDIDEVHAGLMPEDKLRLIRAFQAEGRHVAMIGDGINDAPALAAADTSIAMGAAGSDVAIEAADIALMANDLGKLPEAVAISRATLSNMRQNLVIALLTVAGLLAGVFSGDIHMAEGMLVHQLSVLVVILNGMRLLRRPRALRKRGARERGNMAAKERTSPVDA from the coding sequence ATGATCACCCGCATCCTTCCCCTGCTGCGCAACCCGGCGACGCGACGCAAATGGCTAGTGCTGGGCAGCGCGGCGCTGATCGGCGCCGGGCTGGTGGTGCGCTGGGGCTTCGGCGCCATCGACCTGTGGGCGGCGCTGATGGTGGCGGCCGCGGTGCTGGCAGGCGCCGACATCGCGTGGCGCGCGCTGCAGGCGCTGCGCATCCACCACCTGTCCATCGAACTGCTGGTGACCATCGCCGCCATCGGCGCGCTCATCATCGGTGAATACTGGGAGGCGGCAGCCGTCACCTTTCTGTTCATGCTCGGCGCCTGGCTCGAGGCGCGCACGCTGCGTCAGACCCGTGGCGCGCTGGCCGATCTCTTGAAGGCCGCGCCCCAACTCGCCACGGTCATCCGCGACGGCCAGCCGGTCGAGGTCGCCGCCAGTGCCGTGCGTCCCGGCGAGACGGTGCTGGTGCGCGCGGGCCAGCGCATCCCCGTCGATGGCGAGGTGATGGAGGGCAACGCCGCCGTCTCGGAGGCCGCCATCACCGGTGAGCCGATCCCGGCCGAGAAAGCGCCAGGCGCGCGCGTCTATGCCGGCACCATCGCCGAGAACGGCTTGCTGCGCATCCGCGCCACCGGCGTCGGTGCCGACACCACGCTGGCGCGCATCATCCGCCGTGTCGAGGAGGCACAGGAGGAACGCGCGCCCAGCCAGCGCATGATCGAACGCTTTGCTCAATGGTATACGCCTGCAATCATGGTGCTGGCGCTTGGCGCCTGGGTGGTGACGCAGGATGTCCGCCTCGCGCTGACGCTCATGGTGGTGGCCTGCCCCGGGGCGCTGGTGATCTCGACCCCGGTTTCCATCATCGCCGGTATCGGAAGGGCGGCGCGCTCAGGGATACTGATCAAGGGCGGCCAGCATCTGGAAAACGCCGGGCGCATCGACATGTTGGCGCTCGACAAGACCGGTACGCTGACCGAGGGGCGCCCGAGCCTGGTCGAGGTCTTGCCGCTGGCCGGCATCGACCGGGCGGAGCTGCTGCACTGGGCGGCGATTGCCGAGTCGGGCTCGGACCACCCGCTGGGCCGCCCGATCGTCGCCGCCGCCCGCGCCGAGGCCGAGATCCCGCCACCGGAGGCGGTCGAGGAACTGGCCGGCATGGGCTTGGTCGTGCGCCATGCCGGGCGTCGGATCGCAGCGGGTAACCGCCGACTGTTCGACCGGCTGGGCATCGCCTTCGATGCCGCGGCCGAGGCCGCGCTGACTGGGCTTCTCGCGCGCGGACGCACGCCGGTAATCGTCGCGCTGGACGGGCGGGCCGTCGGCATTCTGGGCCTGTCGGATCAGCCGCGCCCTTCAGCCGCCCCGGCGATAGCCCGGCTGCGCGAGGCTGGCATCCAGCGCATCGCCATGCTGACCGGTGACCAGCCGCAGGCCGCCCGCGCCATCGCCGCCGATCTGGACATCGACGAGGTCCATGCCGGGCTGATGCCCGAGGACAAACTCAGGCTGATCCGCGCCTTCCAGGCCGAGGGCCGCCATGTCGCGATGATCGGCGACGGCATCAACGACGCACCGGCCCTGGCTGCCGCCGATACCAGCATCGCCATGGGTGCGGCAGGTTCCGACGTGGCGATCGAGGCCGCCGACATCGCGCTGATGGCCAATGACCTCGGCAAGCTGCCCGAGGCGGTTGCAATCTCGCGCGCCACACTCTCCAACATGCGCCAGAACCTGGTGATCGCGCTGCTGACCGTGGCCGGGCTGCTCGCGGGCGTGTTCAGCGGCGACATCCACATGGCCGAGGGCATGCTGGTCCACCAGTTATCGGTGCTGGTGGTGATCCTCAACGGCATGCGCCTGCTGCGCCGCCCGCGCGCTCTCCGGAAGCGCGGGGCGCGGGAACGCGGAAACATGGCTGCGAAAGAACGCACCAGCCCTGTCGACGCCTGA
- a CDS encoding heavy-metal-associated domain-containing protein, with amino-acid sequence MSDTLNTVLRSDEFSCPSCVVKIEKALKALPGVTMAKVHFNTGRIEIAYDPAIASVEALVSTVKSVGYTARPTAF; translated from the coding sequence ATGTCCGACACGCTCAACACCGTCCTGCGCAGCGACGAATTTTCCTGCCCCTCCTGCGTGGTCAAGATCGAGAAGGCGCTCAAGGCGCTGCCCGGCGTCACGATGGCGAAAGTTCATTTCAACACCGGCCGCATCGAGATCGCATACGATCCGGCGATCGCCTCGGTCGAGGCCCTCGTCTCGACCGTGAAATCCGTAGGCTATACCGCCCGCCCTACGGCCTTCTGA
- a CDS encoding LysR family transcriptional regulator, whose protein sequence is MDAQDQNWDDYRLFLAVAQAGSLSGAARLLGVTHSTVFRRLTGFEKTLGVRLFERLPSGYVLTAAGEAMQHATARIDDEIAAVRRRVTGQDQRLSGQVRITATDMLAISLLPPHLAAFRVAWPGIELELLVSDTRLDLTRREADIALRLGNPVQETLVGRRIGRLAFAVYCAAAYHREGIGEDLASHDWIGFGSAHAPLRQVLAEWLPGLRPQFRTNSITAAIAAARVGIGLAALPCAIADPDSGLRRVAPFPGDFRLDLWLLTHEDLRHTARIRAFVDFMAEALAAQADLLEGRGPLAEKPAGA, encoded by the coding sequence ATGGATGCACAAGATCAGAACTGGGACGACTACCGCCTGTTCCTCGCTGTCGCGCAGGCGGGTTCGCTGTCGGGGGCGGCGCGGCTTTTGGGCGTCACCCATTCGACCGTGTTCCGCCGCCTTACCGGTTTCGAGAAAACCCTTGGCGTGCGCCTGTTCGAACGCCTGCCCTCGGGCTATGTCCTGACCGCGGCAGGCGAGGCGATGCAGCACGCGACGGCGCGCATCGACGACGAGATCGCCGCCGTCCGTCGCCGCGTGACCGGGCAGGACCAGCGGCTGAGCGGGCAGGTCCGCATCACCGCCACCGACATGCTGGCTATCAGCCTGCTGCCGCCACACCTGGCCGCGTTCCGCGTCGCCTGGCCGGGGATCGAACTGGAACTGCTGGTCTCGGACACGCGGCTTGACCTGACCCGGCGCGAGGCGGATATCGCGTTGCGCCTTGGCAATCCGGTGCAAGAAACGCTGGTCGGGCGCCGGATCGGGCGGCTGGCCTTCGCGGTCTATTGCGCGGCAGCGTACCATCGCGAGGGGATCGGTGAGGACCTAGCAAGCCATGACTGGATCGGCTTTGGCAGCGCCCATGCGCCCTTGCGGCAGGTGCTGGCCGAATGGCTGCCCGGCCTGCGCCCGCAATTTCGCACCAATTCGATCACGGCAGCGATCGCGGCGGCGCGGGTGGGGATCGGGCTTGCGGCGCTGCCCTGCGCCATCGCCGATCCCGATTCCGGCCTGCGGCGGGTGGCACCTTTCCCGGGTGATTTTCGCCTCGACCTGTGGCTACTCACCCACGAGGATCTGCGCCACACCGCCCGCATCCGCGCTTTCGTCGATTTCATGGCCGAGGCGCTAGCTGCGCAGGCCGACCTACTGGAGGGCCGCGGGCCGTTGGCCGAAAAACCGGCCGGAGCGTAA
- a CDS encoding FAD:protein FMN transferase — MPKMSTEPGRRALNGPTMGTRWSALFYTATKFDLPPVQDALQAAMDEVDAQMSVWNPDSNLMRLNACPIGEWVEIPKRLMDVLSLALDIGLASGGAFDIAVGDAVAAWGFGPEAADQSLIRKALHTPRCAAHEALELDLDRVRARKRAPLVLDLNGIAKGYGVDRLAETLRAFGISSGLVGIDGEMRAFGLRPDEQPWTIAIEAPDDDRRAPHSILALENAAVATSGDYRHWALVAGRRLSHTMDPRRGAPLSESPASVTVIARTCAEADAWATALMVTGATAGARLAQRRQIDALFLSRGSDGEIISEAVGLFSRVSGADAA; from the coding sequence ATGCCGAAGATGTCTACTGAACCGGGGCGTCGCGCTTTGAACGGGCCGACGATGGGTACGCGCTGGTCGGCGTTGTTCTACACCGCCACCAAGTTCGATCTGCCGCCGGTCCAGGATGCATTGCAGGCGGCGATGGATGAGGTGGACGCGCAGATGTCGGTCTGGAATCCGGACAGCAACCTGATGCGTTTGAACGCCTGTCCGATAGGCGAATGGGTGGAGATACCGAAGCGGCTGATGGATGTCCTGAGTCTCGCGCTCGATATCGGTCTCGCCTCGGGTGGCGCATTCGATATTGCTGTAGGCGACGCGGTTGCGGCTTGGGGCTTTGGGCCGGAAGCCGCCGACCAATCCCTTATCCGGAAGGCGCTTCATACACCGCGTTGCGCGGCGCACGAGGCGCTGGAACTCGACCTTGATCGGGTAAGGGCGCGCAAGCGAGCCCCCCTCGTTCTCGATCTCAACGGCATCGCTAAAGGTTATGGCGTCGACCGGTTGGCTGAGACGTTGCGTGCTTTCGGTATTTCTTCCGGATTGGTGGGTATCGATGGCGAGATGCGGGCGTTTGGCCTTCGGCCCGACGAGCAGCCATGGACCATCGCAATCGAGGCTCCCGACGACGATCGCCGTGCGCCCCATTCGATCCTTGCGTTGGAGAATGCGGCTGTTGCCACATCCGGCGACTATCGGCATTGGGCTCTCGTCGCGGGCCGTCGCCTTTCGCATACGATGGACCCACGCCGCGGTGCTCCTCTCAGCGAGTCGCCTGCCTCCGTGACAGTCATCGCACGAACCTGCGCCGAAGCCGATGCTTGGGCGACCGCGCTGATGGTTACCGGAGCGACGGCTGGAGCGAGGCTCGCGCAGCGGCGCCAGATCGATGCCTTGTTTCTTTCGCGTGGTAGCGATGGCGAAATCATCTCCGAAGCAGTCGGGCTCTTTTCCAGAGTGTCCGGCGCGGATGCCGCCTGA
- a CDS encoding PepSY domain-containing protein has protein sequence MIRASHRWAGLLAACLLLALSLSGAALSIFPALEGLSSPQAAAALSTAELAGRIQAIYPDVEQIRRAPSGRITAYWFGSAGPQAAVVDPATGQGIASVDQSRFERWLTNLHRSLFLGDGGRMATAAGAAAMLVLALSGAALVARRAGGWRRWLAPMRGAGSGRAHAEIARVAVAGLLLSSATALWMTASTFDLLPDEAVTPAPQAEASGRTGMAVAAMDVLVRTPVSELRSLTFPSAGDATDVFTLKTDRGAGHLDRGTGALLAWSDLTGWQRVSETIYMLHTGQGAAVLGLILGIMALGVPAMVGTGVILWLAARRGRPRLRDNVPARRADTILLVGSEGGSTWGFAATLHAALTEVAGQTIHVAPMSSFNPALYRRARRILVLAATYGEGGAPASAGEFLDRLKSLPAAPGIPLAVLGFGDRSFPAYCAFAQAVAEAAEAAGWKTLIPFDTVDHQSTQDFTRWGRALGAALGIELELVHQARAPAALPLTLLSRHDYGAEVQSPTVILRFELPKIRLIQRMTGHGFGRFAAGDLLGVLPEGSVVPRFYSLASAHRDGFVEIVVKKHPAGLCSGQLFELRPGATINAFLKRSPAFHPDHSRAPLILIGAGTGIGPLAGFVRANARYRPIHLFFGMRHPDSDFLYAEELAEWQRDGRLRQLATACSRGRMPRYVQDTLREESAEIIRLVQAGARVMVCGGRDMAAGVSAALTDILATAGLTPALLKAEGRYAEDVY, from the coding sequence ATGATCCGCGCATCTCACCGCTGGGCGGGCCTTCTTGCCGCCTGTCTGCTGCTGGCGCTCAGCCTGAGCGGCGCGGCTCTCTCGATCTTTCCCGCGCTTGAGGGCCTGTCCTCGCCACAGGCGGCGGCGGCGCTGTCGACGGCCGAACTGGCCGGGCGCATTCAGGCGATCTATCCAGACGTGGAGCAGATCCGGCGCGCGCCATCGGGCCGGATCACCGCCTATTGGTTCGGCAGCGCCGGGCCACAGGCGGCGGTTGTCGATCCGGCGACGGGACAGGGCATCGCCTCCGTTGATCAGAGCCGTTTTGAACGCTGGCTGACCAATCTGCATCGCTCGCTGTTTCTCGGCGATGGCGGCCGCATGGCGACGGCGGCCGGAGCCGCTGCCATGCTGGTGCTTGCCCTGTCGGGCGCCGCGCTTGTCGCGCGCCGGGCTGGTGGCTGGCGGCGATGGCTTGCGCCGATGCGCGGCGCGGGCAGCGGACGGGCGCATGCGGAGATCGCGCGGGTAGCTGTCGCCGGCCTGCTGCTGTCTTCGGCAACGGCGTTGTGGATGACCGCCTCGACCTTCGATCTTCTCCCCGACGAAGCAGTGACGCCTGCCCCCCAGGCAGAGGCGAGCGGCCGGACCGGCATGGCCGTCGCGGCGATGGATGTGCTGGTGCGCACCCCGGTTTCCGAACTGCGCAGCCTGACGTTCCCCAGTGCTGGCGACGCAACGGATGTCTTCACCCTCAAGACCGATCGCGGTGCTGGCCATCTCGATCGAGGCACTGGCGCGCTGCTCGCCTGGAGCGATCTGACCGGGTGGCAGCGCGTCTCGGAAACCATCTACATGCTTCACACTGGCCAGGGGGCCGCCGTGCTCGGGCTCATTCTCGGGATCATGGCGCTTGGCGTGCCGGCGATGGTGGGAACCGGCGTTATCCTCTGGCTTGCCGCCCGGCGCGGCCGTCCACGCCTTCGTGACAATGTCCCTGCAAGGCGTGCCGACACGATTTTGCTCGTCGGCAGCGAAGGCGGCAGCACATGGGGCTTTGCCGCAACGCTGCATGCCGCGCTGACGGAGGTTGCGGGCCAGACCATCCATGTCGCGCCGATGTCATCCTTCAACCCGGCGCTCTACCGGCGGGCGCGGCGCATTCTGGTACTGGCGGCAACCTATGGCGAGGGTGGCGCACCTGCCTCGGCGGGGGAATTTCTCGATCGCCTGAAGTCTTTGCCCGCTGCGCCAGGAATCCCGTTGGCGGTTCTCGGCTTTGGCGACCGCAGTTTTCCCGCCTACTGCGCGTTCGCGCAGGCGGTCGCCGAGGCGGCGGAAGCCGCTGGATGGAAGACGCTGATCCCCTTCGACACCGTGGATCATCAATCGACGCAAGACTTCACTCGGTGGGGCCGAGCGCTCGGCGCGGCGCTCGGTATCGAACTGGAGCTCGTCCATCAGGCGCGTGCTCCAGCCGCCTTGCCACTGACGCTTCTATCACGCCACGACTACGGCGCCGAGGTGCAAAGCCCGACCGTCATCCTGCGTTTTGAGTTGCCAAAGATCCGGCTGATCCAGCGGATGACCGGTCACGGTTTTGGCCGCTTCGCGGCCGGCGATCTCCTTGGCGTTCTACCCGAGGGTTCGGTCGTCCCCCGCTTCTATTCGTTGGCCTCGGCGCATCGCGATGGCTTCGTCGAGATCGTCGTCAAAAAGCATCCGGCCGGCTTGTGTTCCGGCCAACTCTTCGAGCTGCGGCCCGGCGCCACCATCAATGCTTTTTTGAAACGCAGTCCCGCCTTCCATCCGGACCACAGCCGTGCGCCGCTGATCCTGATCGGCGCCGGCACGGGAATAGGTCCGCTGGCAGGTTTCGTGCGCGCCAATGCGCGGTATCGGCCGATCCATCTGTTCTTCGGGATGCGCCATCCGGACAGCGACTTTCTCTATGCCGAGGAATTGGCGGAATGGCAGCGGGATGGCCGCTTGCGGCAACTCGCGACGGCCTGCTCGCGGGGGCGAATGCCCCGCTACGTACAGGACACGCTGCGCGAGGAGTCGGCCGAGATCATACGCCTTGTTCAAGCGGGCGCGCGCGTAATGGTGTGCGGTGGACGCGATATGGCCGCCGGGGTTTCCGCAGCGCTCACCGACATCCTGGCAACCGCAGGGCTAACCCCGGCTCTGCTCAAGGCGGAGGGACGCTATGCCGAAGATGTCTACTGA
- a CDS encoding DUF2271 domain-containing protein, giving the protein MKSLLAALMLTTALTLPGLAEARPVTLTTQLSNYGGDGAYLALYVTDAQGKYVNTLWMAGTKSKYYDHLSSWARASGGRPAEINGITGASVGAGRTLEITLDLADALFDAGYSLRIDAAVEDMRDSPNEVVVPLTRGTKPSVRGRRYIASFAYSM; this is encoded by the coding sequence ATGAAATCACTCCTCGCAGCCCTTATGCTAACCACCGCGCTCACGCTTCCGGGCCTCGCCGAGGCGAGACCCGTGACGCTGACAACCCAGCTGAGCAATTACGGCGGCGACGGCGCCTATCTCGCGCTCTATGTCACCGATGCGCAGGGCAAATATGTCAACACCCTGTGGATGGCGGGAACCAAGTCGAAATATTATGACCACCTGTCGAGCTGGGCTCGTGCCAGTGGCGGCAGGCCAGCCGAAATCAACGGCATCACCGGCGCCAGCGTCGGCGCCGGCCGCACACTCGAAATCACCCTCGACCTTGCCGACGCGCTGTTCGACGCCGGTTACTCGCTGCGTATCGATGCCGCCGTTGAAGACATGCGCGATAGCCCGAACGAGGTTGTCGTCCCGTTGACCAGAGGAACCAAGCCTTCGGTCCGCGGTCGGCGCTATATCGCCAGCTTCGCCTACAGCATGTAG